One segment of Brassica napus cultivar Da-Ae chromosome C3, Da-Ae, whole genome shotgun sequence DNA contains the following:
- the LOC106388013 gene encoding centromere/kinetochore protein zw10 homolog produces the protein MPEIDALFESINVRDLLAGHDLNDPTTPLSAPDLRLLINRLESHSLRIKSKVQSYLVAHHSEFSDLFSTCQDAVSRTRLISDDVSDVVELISDRPVDVEIRKVVDEITEKTKEVRLKRESLELVSAIVGICEAVEETKVALRGGRFRFAAERVRELKGVLRVGEEEEGEPVAYALLRKDWSDCFDEIQEVLARFMGSAVRFELDSSKLRISYQLSVGEITGIALTTVLEAMEVIGMLDYGLAKAADLIFKHVITPAVTHASTFNAVEYSCKTSGDITEQTLKIEQSSDHKTEDVDGEAIYSGILKVVKFICSSLCFGNVTWIHSFGRFTWPRISELIISKFLSKVVPEDASKLADFQKVIERTFQFETALKELSFISPSDSEGRLSKYAENVEVHFASRKKIEILAKARSLMLQCNFTIPKGLAMRNASFESGGVESLDEDSSKHMVRLLFSSEVCMVSEAAYQLMHLVHKTLEDVCVSSARVASEFYHAARDSILLYEAVVPVKLEKQLNGINQAAVLLHNDCLYLFEEILGLAFEYRASFPSSIKEYAVFADVAPRFKLMAEEVLQRQVQLVVSSLQEAVDSADGFQDTHQIKQFESAKFSIEQVVFSLEKVHMIWEPVLRPKTYKLSMCLVLESVFRRITRDILLLDDMAADETFQLQRLIHLMFENLSSLLGSLKSADETSRPLDDLIPSLRKTRKLAELLDMPLKSVTSAWESGELFSCNFTRTEVQDFIKAIFADSPLRKECLWRIEDVVN, from the exons ATGCCGGAGATCGACGCGTTATTTGAATCGATCAATGTCCGCGACCTTCTCGCCGGACACGACCTCAACGATCCGACGACTCCACTATCGGCGCCGGATCTCCGTCTCCTCATAAACCGCTTAGAGTCTCACTCCCTCCGGATCAAGTCCAAAGTCCAGTCCTACCTCGTCGCCCATCACTCCGAATTCTCCGACCTTTTCTCGACCTGCCAAGACGCCGTCTCCAGGACTCGCCTGATCTCCGACGACGTCTCCGATGTCGTGGAGTTGATTTCGGACAGGCCCGTCGATGTGGAGATTCGTAAAGTGGTCGATGAGATAACGGAGAAGACCAAGGAGGTGAGGTTGAAGAGAGAGTCGCTTGAGCTTGTGAGTGCTATCGTGGGGATCTGCGAGGCGGTGGAGGAAACGAAGGTGGCTTTGAGAGGAGGGAGGTTTAGATTCGCTGCTGAGAGGGTCAGAGAGCTGAAAGGAGTGTTGAGGGTtggtgaagaggaagaaggtgaGCCTGTGGCTTACGCTTTGCTTAGGAAAGACTGGTCTGATTGCTTTGACGAG ATTCAAGAGGTGCTTGCAAGATTCATGGGAAGTGCAGTGCGTTTTGAGCTGGACTCGAGTAAGCTCAGGATTAGTTATCAGCTAAGCGTTGGCGAGATTACTGGAATCGCTCTTACTACTGTTCTTGAGGCTATGGAG GTGATTGGAATGTTAGACTATGGGCTTGCGAAAGCAGCTGACTTAATCTTCAAGCATGTCATTACCCCAGCTGTAACTCATGCATCTACCTTTAACGCCGTAGAATATTCATGTAAAACCTCAGGGGATATAACCGAACAGACGTTAAAGATAGAACAATCCTCAGATCATAAG ACTGAAGATGTGGATGGAGAGGCAATATATTCAGGAATTCTTAAGGTTGTTAAATTCATTTGCAGTTCCTTGTGCTTTGGAAACGTTACATGGATCCATTCTTTCGGGAGATTTACATGGCCGAGGATATCAGAGCTAATTATATCTAAATTTCTTTCAAAG GTTGTCCCAGAAGACGCTTCAAAGCTTGCCGACTTTCAGAAAGTTATTGAGCGGACTTTTCAATTTGAAACAGCTCTAAAAGAATTGAGTTTCATTTCACCATCTGACTCGGAGGGGAGGCTCAGCAAATATGCTGAAAATGTTGAGGTTCATTTTGCATCCAGAAAAAAGATAGAAATTCTAGCAAAAGCAAGAAGTTTGATGTTGCAGTGTAACTTTACGATTCCCAAG GGACTTGCTATGAGGAATGCTAGTTTTGAGTCTGGTGGTGTCGAATCTTTAGATGAAGATTCGTCCAAGCACATGGTTCGCTTACTTTTTTCATCTGAAGTGTGTATGGTGTCGGAAGCTGCTTATCAACTTATGCATTTGGTGCATAAGACTCTCGAG GATGTTTGTGTGTCTTCTGCAAGAGTTGCTTCAGAGTTTTACCACGCTGCTCGAGATTCTATACTTCTATATGAAGCTGTTGTTCCTGTCAAG ctagagaaacaACTCAATGGCATCAATCAGGCCGCTGTTCTTCTGCACAACGATTGTCTATATTTGTTTGAAGAGATACTTGGACTTGCTTTTGAG TATCGTGCTAGCTTCCCTAGCTCCATCAAGGAATATGCAGTATTTGCTGACGTAGCCCCAAGATTTAAACTGATGGCAGAAGAAGTCTTGCAAAGACAAGTTCAGCTAGTAGTTTCGAGTTTGCAAGAG GCAGTAGACAGTGCAGATGGATTTCAGGATACTCATCAAATTAAGCAATTCGAATCTGCAAAATTTAGCATTGAGCAG GTTGTGTTCAGTCTAGAGAAAGTGCATATGATATGGGAGCCAGTCTTACGGCCCAAAACTTACAAACTGAGCATGTGCCTGGTTTTAGAGTCGGTCTTTCGCAGAATAACTAGAGACATTCTTCTTCTAGACGACATGGCTGCTGATGAAACTTTCCAG CTACAAAGACTGATTCACCTCATGTTTGAGAATCTGTCTTCTTTGCTCGGTTCCTTGAAGTCTGCAGACGAAACTTCTCGTCCTCTTGATGATCTCATACCATCTTTGCGTAAAACCCGGAAACTAGCAG AACTATTGGATATGCCTCTTAAGTCTGTAACTTCAGCTTGGGAAAGTGGCGAGTTGTTTAGTTGCAATTTTACAAGGACA
- the LOC106388015 gene encoding uncharacterized protein LOC106388015: MKPVFERNPNFSNRFGDFSCNGEEMVNTKFTRNGREVMIFGAMRNFDYGSDEAVQESKKGGERDASVSLSSPERSRIRKSVEGISMLASTEVSKASKTRRGTSYGSPASSPEKTTRRGTSYGSPSPVKATRRGSTLSPRVSKKQKVNVALSGDDREEWPETEMLASTVAKKIRRGTSYGGSPVSPRQSKKQKVNSERSLGDDGDDREEFLQIEEFGDIGDDGREDENGIAGIEEVGCTDLSLYFGDKAKNDDCEVDEDEGDDDAWDDDKIPDPLSSDDENVEEMRPAQAYREDTDPEELLQLGKTFSDAEDFKHACLRYTLKTRYNIKYYRSSSLKMGAKCAAEMRDDEAPCPWMVYCSYDRRKQKLMVKTYVNDHKCGRTGFSKILKRSAIASLFAERLRLNPKLTAKEIQAEILREYKMEVLENSCMKAKTKVMKERRKTHEEHFDKIWDYQAEILRSNPGSTMEIETIPGATVGSKQRFYRLYMCFQAQKEAWKKTCRPVIGLDGAFLKWDIKGQLLAAVGRDGDNRIVPIAWAVVEIENDTNWDWFVKRLALDLGLENGNGFVIMSDKQKGLVKAVHTLLPEAEHRQCCRHIYENWRKGGKDLRLQRFFWFIARSYTPGMFNYNMDELKNYDPGAHASLIKTKPETWSRAFFKIGSYCNDNLNNLCESFNKTIREPRKKPLLDMLEEIRRQCMTRNYNRSKMAKDRKTRFTPKTHKELDRVEKKSKECSLRWAIGPETEVEDRDQSYVVNLENETCACRSWQMNGIPCIHAAKVILGVGRKLSEFVAPFYTTSKWRETYSFGIRPVNGMIEWPRTNRLGVIPPPNRNGKPGRPKNHDRKKGTNETVSTTKLSRANRVMTCSNCKEEGHYKNTCRKAFVESPPKKPRGRPRKYQGLHFGESQAQSSEAQTSQNQSSQAQASPWEVPQSSEGQSSQAEASQTASWGRWFF; this comes from the exons ATTTCGATTACGGGAGTGACGAAGCGGTTCAAGAGTCGAAAAAGGGTGGAGAACGCGATGCTTCTGTGAGTTTGTCATCGCCGGAGAGATCGAGGATTCGTAAAAGCGTTGAAGGGATATCGATGTTGGCATCTACAGAGGTGTCGAAGGCGTCGAAGACAAGGCGGGGAACTTCATATGGGTCGCCTGCGTCATCTCCGGAGAAGACCACGAGGAGGGGAACTTCATATGGGTCGCCATCTCCGGTGAAGGCCACGAGGCGTGGTTCAACTCTGTCTCCTAGAGTTtcgaagaagcagaaggtaaatGTGGCTCTTTCTGGTGATGACAGAGAAGAATGGCCAGAGACTGAGATGTTGGCATCAACAGTTGCGAAGAAGATAAGGCGGGGAACTTCATATGGCGGGTCGCCTGTGTCTCCTAGACAAtcgaagaagcagaaggtaaacTCGGAGAGGAGTCTaggtgatgatggtgatgacagagaagaatttctccagaTTGAGGAATTTGGGGATATAGGTGATGATGGTAGGGAAGATGAGAACGGTATTGCTGGCATTGAGGAAGTTGGTTGTACAGATTTGAGTCTTTATTTTGGTGATAAAGCAAAAAATGATGACTGTGAGGTTGATGAAGACGAAGGCGATGATGATGCATGGGATGATGATAAAATCCCTGATCCTCTGTCATCAGATGATGAGAATGTAGAGGAGATGAGACCTGCACAAGCTTACAGAGAAGACACTGATCCAGAGGAGCTCCTTCAGCTAGGCAAGACATTTTCAGATGCTGAGGACTTCAAACATGCTTGTCTGAGGTATACCCTGAAAACCAGATACAACATCAAGTACTACAGATCCAGTAGCTTGAAGATGGGTGCAAAATGTGCCGCTgagatgagagatgatgaggctCCTTGTCCCTGGATGGTTTATTGTTCGTATGATAGGAGGAAACAGAAGTTGATGGTAAAGACATACGTCAATGACCATAAGTGTGGGAGGACAGGGTTTTCCAAGATACTTAAGAGGTCAGCAATTGCAAGTCTATTTGCTGAGAGGTTAAGGCTGAATCCTAAGCTCACGGCAAAGGAGATACAGGCTGAGATATTGAGGGAGTATAAGATGGAAGTTTTAGAAAACTCATGCATGAAGGCCAAGACGAAGGTGATGAAAGAAAGGAGGAAGACCCATGAGGAGCATTTTGATAAAATCTGGGATTACCAAGCAGAGATATTGAGGAGCAATCCTGGATCAACCATGGAAATTGAGACCATACCAGGAGCCACGGTTGGAAGCAAGCAGCGGTTCTACAGACTCTACATGTGTTTCCAAGCACAAAAGGAAGCATGGAAGAAGACTTGTAGGCCTGTTATTGGCTTAGATGGAGCCTTTTTGAAATGGGACATCAAGGGACAGTTGTTGGCTGCGGTTGGAAGAGATGGAGACAATAGGATTGTCCCTATTGCTTGGGCTGTAGTGGAGATAGAGAATGATACAAACTGGGATTGGTTTGTGAAGCGTTTGGCCTTGGATTTGGGATTGGAAAATGGGAACGGCTTTGTTATAATGTCTGACAAACAAAAG GGATTAGTGAAGGCAGTTCATACCCTCCTTCCAGAAGCTGAGCATAGACAGTGTTGTCGCCATATCTACGAGAACTGGAGGAAAGGTGGAAAAGATCTAAGGTTACAGAGGTTCTTCTGGTTCATTGCAAGGAGCTACACTCCTGGTATGTTCAACTACAACATGGACGAGCTTAAGAACTATGATCCTGGCGCACATGCATCTCTGATAAAGACAAAGCCAGAGACTTGGTCTAGAGCTTTCTTCAAGATAGGCTCCTACTGCAATGATAATCTGAACAACTTGTGTGAGTCCTTCAACAAGACCATCAGGGAGCCTAGGAAGAAACCTCTGCTAGACATGTTAGAGGAGATAAGGCGCCAATGTATGACTAGGAACTACAATAGGTCTAAGATGGCTAAGGACAGGAAGACTAGGTTCACCCCGAAGACACATAAAGAGTTAGACAGGGTTGAGAAGAAGTCAAAAGAATGTAGTCTGCGTTGGGCAATTGGGCCAGAGACTGAGGTGGAAGATAGAGACCAGTCATATGTGGTGAATTTGGAGAATGAGACTTGTGCATGTCGAAGCTGGCAAATGAATGGTATTCCATGCATCCATGCTGCTAAGGTCATCCTTGGCGTGGGAAGAAAACTCTCTGAATTTGTTGCTCCTTTCTACACAACCTCTAAGTGGCGTGAAACCTACAGTTTTGGGATCAGACCTGTAAATGGGATGATAGAGTGGCCTCGGACCAATAGATTAGGTGTGATTCCACCACCTAATCGAAATGGCAAGCCTGGTAGGCCTAAAAACCATGATCGAAAGAAGGGAACCAATGAGACAGTGTCTACTACCAAGCTGAGTCGTGCGAACAGGGTAATGACATGCTCTAATTGCAAAGAAGAAGGGCACTACAAGAATACATGTCGGAAGGCTTTTGTTGAGAGCCCACCTAAGAAACCAAGAGGCAGACCAAGGAAATATCAG GGACTACACTTTGGCGAGTCACAAGCTCAATCCTCAGAAGCTCAAACCTCACAAAATCAATCCTCACAAGCTCAAGCATCACCATGGGAAGTTCCTCAATCTTCAGAAGGTCAATCCTCACAAGCTGAAGCATCACAGACAGCATCGTGGGGAAGATGGTTTTTTTAG
- the LOC106385603 gene encoding uncharacterized protein At1g43920, Chloroplastic-like, protein MGEIINPVRDSSSILFDFVLKNLDSHLSFFEYRMMSSGCEDSSVNTMGIRGIPEQCGCGRRTGIYTSKTKVNPGRTFFRCPTFQNDHLYKWVDEAVYEEVQDALPKVECFASDVMKIKMEIESMKTVEEDLKEDVRKASNELKKLNVIMKVGFSVVCLGVVICLVLIMFDKADGLSMNSY, encoded by the exons ATGGGCGAAATCATAAATCCAGTTCGCGATTCAAGCTCGATTCTCTTCGATTTCGTCCTTAAGAATCTCGATTCTCATCTCTCCTTCTTCGAGTATCGCATGATGAGTTCGGGTTGTGAGGATTCGTCTGTGAATACGATGGGAATTCGTGGTATCCCGGAGCAATGCGGCTGTGGTCGAAGAACTGGGATATACACATCAAAAACGAAGGTCAATCCAGGAAGAACTTTCTTTAGATGCCCAacgtttcaaaat GATCACTTGTATAAATGGGTAGATGAAGCTGTCTACGAAGAGGTTCAAGATGCATTGCCAAAAGTTGAATGCTTTGCATCAGAtgttatgaaaattaaaatggaGATCGAAAGCATGAAAACCGTGGAGGAAGACTTGAAAGAAGATGTCAGGAAGGCGAGCAATGAACTTAAGAAGCTGAATGTGATCATGAAAGTGGGTTTTTCGGTGGTTTGTTTAGGCGTTGTGATATGTCTTGTGTTGATCATGTTTGACAAAGCAGATGGGTTGTCTATGAATAGCTACTAG